One genomic region from Myripristis murdjan chromosome 7, fMyrMur1.1, whole genome shotgun sequence encodes:
- the mipb gene encoding major intrinsic protein of lens fiber b, with protein sequence MWEFRSMNFWRAVFAEFFGTMFFVFFGMGAALRWTTGPHHVLHAALCFGLAAATLIQSIGHISGGHINPAVTFAYLVGSQMSLFRAIFYMFAQCLGAVAGAAVLYGCTPNNMRGNMAMNMLQPGISLGMATTVEVFLTMQLVVCIFSVTDERRNGRMGSAALSIGFSVTIGHLMGMYYTGAGMNPARSFAPAVLFRNFINHWVYWVGPMIGGAMGALLYDFMLFPRMRGLSERLATLKGSRPPEAETQQDTRGEPIELKTQAL encoded by the exons ATGTGGGAGTTCCGGTCCATGAATTTTTGGCGGGCGGTCTTTGCAGAGTTCTTCGGGACcatgttctttgtgtttttcggCATGGGGGCTGCCCTGCGCTGGACCACTGGGCCTCACCATGTCCTACATGCGGCCCTGTGCTTTgggctggcagctgccaccctcaTCCAGTCCATCGGCCACATCAGTGGCGGCCACATTAACCCTGCCGTTACCTTTGCCTACCTTGTCGGCTCACAGATGTCTCTTTTCCGTGCCATCTTCTACATGTTCGCCCAGTGCCTGGGTGCCGTCGCTGGGGCTGCCGTGCTCTATGGGTGCACACCTAACAACATGAGAGGCAACATGGCGATGAACATG CTGCAGCCTGGCATCAGCCTGGGAATGGCCACCACTGTGGAAGTGTTCCTCACCATGCAGCTTGTGGTGTGCATCTTCTCCGTGACTgatgagaggaggaatggaCGCATGGGATCTGCTGCTCTCTCCATTGGCTTCTCTGTCACCATCGGACATCTCATGGGG ATGTACTACACTGGTGCTGGAATGAACCCTGCTAGATCCTTCGCCCCTGCTGTGCTCTTCAGGAACTTCATCAACCACTGG GTGTACTGGGTTGGGCCCATGATAGGAGGTGCTATGGGCGCTCTTCTGTACGATTTCATGCTGTTCCCACGCATGAGGGGTCTCTCCGAGCGCCTGGCCACACTGAAGGGCAGTCGACCCCCCGAGGCCGAGACCCAGCAGGACACCCGCGGGGAGCCCATCGAGCTCAAGACGCAAGCCCTATAA